A region of the Cricetulus griseus strain 17A/GY chromosome 7, alternate assembly CriGri-PICRH-1.0, whole genome shotgun sequence genome:
ccccaggttgagaaccaatgccaTAAAACCATTCTAGTCTATAAGCCTCAGATGAAGTTTGCCTCAAGGTCATGTGACCCAGTTCTGTGCACATGCAGAGTCAAAGCTACCATGGTAGAGTGCTCTGTGATGCACTCCAGGTTCACCAAGCTGGTAGGAAGAATGGCTGGTAGCTCAGCTTGACTTGCCTTCACTTACTTTGTATCCTAGGCTTGGTCCTTCATAGGACAAAACAGGAGCAGCCAACACCTGTCTCCTGTCATTGAACACTCACCAGTTAAACGCTGTCTTTGCAAGTCTGTCTTCTACCTCCCTTGATCAACTCCCCTCCTCATCACATGCTAAGTTCTTTATGTTTTATGCATAGTGTGATTGTCTAGGTTCAAACACTTTTCTGACTGATAGAGGTGCGATCACTTCTAGCCTCTTGAAAGacagtttctgttgtttttattttcaatcatTCCATTGCATAAGGTGATGACAGTTGTAGGTCTCTAGCTATTTGCACCATTGTTTAAAACTGGACTCCTCCCACTTTGGCATTACCTAGTTTCTAGACCTGTGGCTAATATCCTGCATTAACCCCACTATAATGGTTTCCCACAAGCAAGTGACTAGATATTGTTACGGGAAATGTGGTCATTCTAGTATTTTTCCTACATattgaaatagtttttaaatataatattttagagctggggaggtggctctcCTGGTAAAATGACCCCCTTTGTATGCATGAGAACTGAGCTTGTCTCTGGGACTTACATTAAAAAGCTGAGCTTGGTGTGTGCGTAATCCTAGGATTGAAGCCCCCAGGGGGCTCACTGGGGCTCCCTGACCAGCCACCCTAGTCTAATCCATGGATtgtaggccaatgagagactgtctcaaaaaacaaggtggacagaaCATGAGGGATGGTATCTGAAGTTGCTTTTTGACCTTCACATGTAAAAGAGTATGCAAACAtacataagaacacacacacaaatgcacacataaatgcatatacaCGTGTACATACTCATGCAGAATTAGTATGGACAGCTCAATTATTGTCATTCAGCATAACAATGTAAGTAGCCACCATTCATCATATACTTGGGGTGAAGGCGTGGCTGTAGGATTTTCATCCTCACGTCAGTGCCATGAAATATGAATCATCACACAACTTTATTGGGACAAGGGGTTGAGCCAGGATTTAAACCAAGGAGCAGCATGCCCCGTATCTCACTTTAGGGGTcagctttaaaatgtttaattctgTTGTGTGTTGGGGCTTTGTGGATGCAGCTTCCTGTCAGTGAaagtgcttatttatttatttatttgtttatctatctatctatctatctatctatctatttttacttataatttttggtgctgcacaccttaaattccagcgcttggtaggcagaggtgggcagatctctgagtttgaggccagcctggtctacagagtgagttctaggacagccagggctacatggagaaaccctgtctttaaaaaagaaaagagagagagagagaaagagagagggtgagggaggtggggggaaggaaagaaggaaggaaggaaggaaggaaggaaggaaggaaggaaggaaggaaggtaggcaggcaggccttCTGGCATCTTCGAAGGCAAAAGTGTTTTTAGAGAACATTATCATGTGCACTCACTGTACATTGTACTGTGATGTTTAAGGACACTTTCACCCAACATGCATTGTACATGGAGTacattccttctctcttcccatttccccttcccattaGTCCCCTAGACAGTTTCAATTCTACTTTTGAGCCATATATAGATACATGATTTTATCTATCTGTTTGaaatctaggaaccacaaatgaCAGTAAACATACAATGTTTATCTTTAATCTGTGAAAGTATTTTACTGACACCACTGAGGGGGTGTTGGAGTTCCCCAGATCAGCTGCTGTGTCCCTGACCCCAGCTGCATAGTTTGGTCCCAATCTGGACAGATCTATGAAATCCACCCCTTTAGTACAGAGAGCTGAATGTGCTGAGTCCCGATCATTCAAATGTGTTTACAGAAGAGGTACCTCAAGTATTTGGTTTTCATGGAATCTGAAATCTAAAATTGTGCATACTCAAGTTTTATGTGCACattcaaaatttttaaagattttatttatttattatgtatactacattttgcttccatgtatatctgtacaccagaagagggcaccagatcccacaacagatggttgtgagccactagttggttgctgggaattgaactcaggacctctggaagagcagtcagtgctcttaacctctgagccatctctccagcttttatAGCAATAAAAATTAGCAAAGCAATCAGAAAACACATTGATTctatagtttcatttctgtgaacATATGCTTAAGCAGTTGTGAGTGAGGGGAACAAAATCACATGCTCACAGCGTCCATGTAGCTTAGACTATAATAGTACAAGAGGGAGAAAGCCAACACTGCCAACTGAAGAAAAGTAGGCATAAGCATGTTCTTGGTCTATCTCAGGGAGTGCTATTAATGCTTTAAAATGTCCATGCTTAAAATATGTAGTGAAATGGGAGGATGAAGAAAATGATTAAAGTGTAATGTGTAATGTTAAGCCTTATTATAATTACAGTATAAAACTGTGTTTTCTACATATGGAAAGTGGGGGAAATTTGAAGTTTGAGATGGTCAATGATTGGTATTTTTACTGTTTCCTTCAATGTAATTATCATCATGTATGTATAATAATACACGGAGTGATATTAAACTGTTTAGTCAGACTTAACCATGGATGTAATTTATCAGAAAGTGTGTTTGCTTTATGTTATCCCCAAGGAACTGAGAAATTGTAACTAGCTTTGGTACTCCCTTATGTTGACTGGGAACACTGGagataattacttttatttattagcATGAAGTCATCCTCTAGATTTGAATTAAGGGCAGGGAGGACCAAATCCCAGTAGGGTAAAGAGCTACCATGGTAGTCCAGGAGGCTCCTCCGAGGACCCCATCCATCTCCTGACATTTCCTGGTTGTGATGCTTGGTGGGCAGCTCTGACAGCCTAGATCACCAGAACTGGTTCCTAAACACACTGTTGAGCTCTTAGGGACCCACAACCACCAGGAGCCTCCACCAGGGAAAATTCCCGGGCCTCCTGGGGACACTTCACAATAGAACAACTTCCAATGTGTTGACTCTTCCATGTGGATAATCAAGTAATCTTTCTCAGACAGCAAGCCTTCCCTCCTCAGACCTTACATCTCATATTTTCCACTTAAGCTTTGCACCTCAGCTTCACACCTCAGCATTCCCATCTGTGTCTCGCACCTCagccctcccacctcagcctcacATTTCAGCCCTCACTTCTCCACCTTCCCACTTCAGCCTCACACCTCAGTATTCCACATCCCAGGCCTCAAATCAGCTCCAATGCCTCAGCCTCTCACCTCAGCCTTCCCACCACAGCCCTCACATCTCAGCCTCTCACCTCAGCCCTCACACCTCAGCTTCACACCTCAGCATTCCCATCTGTGTCTCGCACCTCAGCCCTCCCACCTCAGTCTCACACTTCAGCCCTCACTTCTCCACCTTCCCATTTCTGCCTCACACCTCAGCCTTCCCACCTCAGCCCTCACACCTCAGCCTCTCACCTCAGGCCTCACACCTCAGCCTCTCACCTCAGTCTTCCCACCACAGCCCTCACATCTCAGCCTTCCCACCTCAGCCCTCACACCTCAGCCCTCACACCCCAGCCATCACATAACTCTATCTGCAGCTCTGAATGGCTTAATTTCTGGCCATCACCTCCTCAGTGGAAAATGGGTAACATTCAtacctgttttctttctattaGTACTCCTTGACAACTTAAAAAATGCATTTGGCATgtataaaatcttttatttaaaattttaattaaaattaataaaatacagtttCTATGCTTATGTGTTTAAAATTATGCCATCGTTTTGGAATATTGCAATGTAAAATTCTTTAATCAGAATAATTAGCATATCTGTCAATCCAAATGCCACATTCAATaatgagaacatttaaaatttactCTTAGTGAACTTGAAATTTGCAATAATCATTTGTCATGATCACTAGATTGTGTTATAATACATCCTATGTGGAAacccttaatttttctttaactgAGGAGGTACGCTCTTCAATGGgtctttaaaaacattcatttattgtgtgtttgtgtatgtgtctctgtgttggcatatgtggaggtcaaggGAAATGCTTTGGGAGTCAGTTATagcattctaccatgtgggtcccagggatggaacttggACTATTAAGCTTGATAACCAGTTCCCTCACccactggcctgaaacttttCAAATATGGTGTCTATGATGGtaaatcttcattgtcaacttggtTGGGTCAAGAATCATAAATGACATTATTGaggaacacgtgtgtgtgtgtgtgtgtgtgtgtgtgtgtgtgtgtgtgtgtgtgtgtgtgtgaattttcagAGAAGATTACAAGAGGGCCTACCCACATTGAACATCACCCCaggggctgggatcctggactgaacaaaaaaataaaaataaagagagaaagctgTGTAAGCACCGaattcccccttctctcctttcccacccacccagatgtgagcaagcagcctccTGAAGGCACTGTACTtcccctaccatgatggactgtgcccttCAACCATGAGCTaaacaaacctttccttttttaagtTGCATCCCATCAGGGACATGGTTCAGTGAAAGAAAAGTTATCAACACGACATCTAATGCTAATCTTCTCAGGCCCTGGTACTAAACAACATGCCTTTCAGGCCTCCTGCAGACCTTGACCATTGGGTTTGGTTGTTCAGCCCTGGACTTGGTGTGGTCCTTGTGGTCCTTCTTGAGGTCTTTAACCTTCTGCACATTCCAAGGCACGCTATGAATCAGTTCACTGGAGAAGTCTAACTCCTTGTGTCCCTGATCCCTTATTCCTGATTGATAGACCTTGTTCAGTGTTTCAACAGGTGCAGTTCCTATCCTGGAAGGGCAGCAAATGGTCCCTTTACCTTGATTCTCCTGCTGTGATGAGTGAGGTGTGATCCCAGCAGGTGGGTGGTTTCTGGCTTGTTCTTCTCCATCATGAGGCCCTGCAGTGACTTGGTAGGTTTGGGTGGAATCTGACCCTGCCTCTGTGATTGTGGTCATCTGAGAACTGTGGTTGTCCCTCACCAGTAGTGCACATTTATTAAATTCAGAGTGGCTGCCAGTTCTTCTGAGTCCATCTTTCTCTTGTCCTCTTCAGGATATTGTCAGTGCCACACACTGGTGTGTGGTTGACATTGGAAAGATGTCATGATTGAAAAGGTGAACATGTGTCTCCTTCATTAGAGCAACATCTCACACTTAGACAGGAGGCTAGGCTAGCCCAGGTCCAGGCTCCCACTTCAGCTTCCTATAAGAAATGAGGCCATCTCAGCAATCTACGGGGCCTTGGGtggtagaccagtatttatccctggcacacaaatggactttgggagcccattccacatggagggatgctctctcagtctggatacatagaggagggcctaggccctgtctgggatgatatggcagactttggagatccccccgtggagggccttaccctccctgaggaacagaGGGGGTTGGGGTAGGGGCTTGAGGGGGgctggtgtggggtgggggaggaggggagggaaggggagctgggattgacatgtgaagcaagctggttactaatttaaagaaataataataaagaaatgaggCCATTTGTCACCTCATGTATTAGGTCAGTAATACTTGTTAACCATTCCATTGTGGAGAACACTGGTGGGAAAGAGACAAAATTGAGGAGGAGGAACTTGAGGAATTTTCCTTGTGGAGCTCCCACAATAATAGATCATATTATCTTTTGTTAGACTCTGAGGACCAGAAATTAATGTTGTAATGTCCAGGTTATCATATGGAAAAAGAGCTGGTCCATAGAATGCTTCCTTGTGGCCACATGGTATAGAGCTAGGAGCTCAACACTTTCACAcacttattttacttaaattaatgAGCCTGACCAGCTGTAGTACTAGTTTCTCTGACTCATCAACCACTGTGAGTGACCATTTCAGAAGGATCCAGTCCTTCTTGAAGGACAACACAGTACTGGACCCAAACGCTGTCTGCTCCCAGCTTCCACCAGCATCACTGATTTCCCATAATGCACCATTCTTCATCCTCAGAGGCATTCCcacattacttttctattgcataAAAATAAGAGGTTGACCCTATGATCTCCCTGAGACTGTGGCAACATTGGCTACAGAGCACATTCtcattaaacatttattaatgGATTGACCATAGATGGTGTTGTAGAGAATACGAATGGGGTGGGATCACACTTAAAAACACAGTGCaaggttccctgagccttaggtgtgggaccTGTGTTGTAGATGATGGTGGGGCTGGGTACCCCACCACtagttgttctctgtattttggccAGCTGTGGCTTCTGTAATGGTTTCCACTTGCCACAGGGGAGGATGAGGGACTAGAGATGCACAtatctgtgggcataaggactcactatgtagaccagggtaccctggaactcacagacacccgtctgcctctgctccaaagtgctgggattaaggggcgtgctaccatacctggcttctaCTTTAAAATGAATCGTGGACTGACTACTTTCCTCAGAGCAGCAAGCACCTCCTTGTTTCTCAGGCTGTAGATGAGAGGGTTAAGCATGGGAGTGAAGATGGTATTGATCATGGAGAGTATTTCATCCTGTTCCGAAGTGTGGAAAGAGTGGGGGGTCATGTAGATGATCATGGCTGGCCCGTAGTAGAGGCTCACCACCGCCAGGTGTGAGGAACACGTGGCCAGTGCTTTCCTCCTGCCCTCTGGAGATTTCATTTGGAGGACAGCGAGGAAGATGAGCAGGTAGGAGGACATGATGAGTCCCAAGGGGAGAAGAACAAACACGATGCAAATGACTGACACCACTGTTTCATACAAGGAAGTATCTTCACAAGAGAGCTTCAGGACAGCAGGCATCTCACAGAAGAAATGATGAATTTCCCTGGAGCCACAGAAAGGGAAGTGCATGGTGTAGATGGTGTTGATGAGCGAATTCAGGATGCCTCCACCCCAGGATGCTAGGGCCATCCACAGACAAACTTTAGAGTTCATGATAATTGAATATCTCAAGGGATTGCAGAcagccacatagcggtcataagcCATGAGGGTCAAAAGGAGACACTCACTACCCCCAagggcaaagaaaaagaaaatctgggtCCCACAGGCAACTCTGGAGatgcttttctttctggagaAAAAGTTGATAACCATCTTTGGGACAGTAGTGGAAATTAAGGCCAAGTCAATAAGAGAGAGGTGGCTGAGTAGTATGTACATTGGGGTGTGGAGACGAGTGTCTGCCCAGATCAAGAGGACCAGGACGGCATTCCCAGTGAACGCAATGAAATAGATCAGGAGGATGGAAGTGATGAGGATGCCCAGATAGTGCAGCTCTGGGAAAAGCCCCAGGAGAATGAAGTCTGCTGAGGTCCCATTCTCACTGTTCATGTCTGGACTCCCAACGTTGAGGTAGGCAGTGCAGAGGAAATACTAGAAAGTGTGACCAAAATTACATTCTTTGAATACCATTATCAAATCAAAGACAAAGTTGACAACTGGGGCAAGACTTTTTATCAGCATAAAACTCACTTCTGTGAAAATACATTTGGGTATGAAAGGTGAGGTCTTGAGACTGAAGAGAAATCTACTTAAATATATTGTATGTGATATTAACACTGATATGAGATGGAACAAGCCAAGCATGGTCAGACCAGAGAGGTGTCGAAAAAGATTGGCTACAGAGcagaagaggtggctcagaggttaagagtgcttgctgctcttccagaggatctcagTCCACTAACATCTAGCAGGTAGCTCACACCTGCTTAGAACTCCCcacccaggggatctgatgtcctctctgTCCTCTTGAGTTATCTGTAAGCATGTACACATAgccacaggcaacacacacacacacacacacacacacacacacacacacacacacacacacttaaataattGGATTCTTTGGCAAAAAATTGCCTGGTAAGGAATTCCCATGATTAGGTGTTTAAGTTGTAAAAACAAGAGCATCATTAATCATGTTATATTTGGTGATTTGTAAATACTTCTTAAAGTTCTTGAGATCTGAACAGTTTGCCATGTATGTAGCCTTATATTAGGGGCCCTCCCCAGGAGCAAGAGACTATGGTGGGGTCAGCTGCCTTGGGATGTCATGGTGCAGAAAAGAAATGCATATATGGACTGACACCATGAACCACACAGTAGATGATGCCAGAGGAACCATGATTTGGAGCTAGGGATAGTCTGTCCCCTTCCAAATCTCTGTCTTCAAGGACCCTATAGAGTTCTAAAGGATTCCGGGATTCCTTCTACTACATTTAAACTGAGAGGATGATTGTAATCTTAGTTGTCATCTGTC
Encoded here:
- the LOC100772774 gene encoding olfactory receptor 2T11, yielding MNSENGTSADFILLGLFPELHYLGILITSILLIYFIAFTGNAVLVLLIWADTRLHTPMYILLSHLSLIDLALISTTVPKMVINFFSRKKSISRVACGTQIFFFFALGGSECLLLTLMAYDRYVAVCNPLRYSIIMNSKVCLWMALASWGGGILNSLINTIYTMHFPFCGSREIHHFFCEMPAVLKLSCEDTSLYETVVSVICIVFVLLPLGLIMSSYLLIFLAVLQMKSPEGRRKALATCSSHLAVVSLYYGPAMIIYMTPHSFHTSEQDEILSMINTIFTPMLNPLIYSLRNKEVLAALRKVVSPRFILK